The Nitrospirota bacterium genome includes a region encoding these proteins:
- a CDS encoding lipoprotein-releasing ABC transporter permease subunit, translating to MPYELFIGLRYLRAKRKQTSISVNTIISIAGVALGVTALIVVLSVMSGFQEDLQGKILGINSHIVILQFGGNIRDYRTVIDRVKTQNGVLSASPFIINQAMLSSGKMTQGVVLRGIDLSYKGSTTYLQKTIKEGSLDTLKDERMHGIILGKELSKNLAVFIGDSVNVISPAGSLTPVGMLPKMKTFKVIGIFDSGMFEFDSNIAYISLKDAQSFFEMGDTVTATEVRIDNIYKARELSHEIQQFLGPPYFSRSWMEMNRNLFSALKLEKIAMFIILVLIILVAAFNIVSTLIMIIIEKGKDIAILKSMGATNSGIMSIFIINGLMIGIVGTIIGVIGGYSVCYLLKTYQIITLPGDIYHITHLPVKMNTLDFIVISLSAIGISFLATLYPSWQAAHLDPAESLRYE from the coding sequence ATCCCATATGAACTTTTTATAGGACTCCGCTATCTTAGAGCAAAGAGAAAACAGACATCTATATCTGTAAATACCATTATATCGATAGCTGGGGTTGCACTTGGCGTGACAGCACTTATCGTTGTCCTCTCCGTAATGAGTGGATTTCAGGAGGATTTACAGGGAAAAATTCTCGGGATAAATTCACATATCGTCATTCTGCAATTTGGTGGGAATATCAGAGATTACAGAACTGTAATAGATAGGGTAAAGACACAGAATGGTGTACTCTCTGCATCTCCATTTATAATCAATCAGGCAATGTTGTCCTCTGGAAAGATGACACAGGGCGTTGTACTAAGAGGAATTGACCTATCATATAAAGGTAGTACGACATATCTCCAGAAAACAATTAAAGAAGGGAGTCTGGATACACTTAAAGATGAGCGGATGCATGGAATCATTCTCGGAAAGGAATTATCAAAAAATCTCGCGGTATTCATAGGTGATAGCGTAAATGTTATTTCCCCTGCTGGTTCCCTTACCCCTGTCGGAATGCTCCCGAAAATGAAGACATTCAAGGTTATCGGTATATTTGATTCTGGTATGTTTGAGTTTGATTCAAATATTGCCTATATCTCACTTAAAGATGCACAATCATTCTTTGAGATGGGTGATACAGTAACAGCTACAGAGGTAAGAATAGATAATATCTATAAAGCCAGAGAGTTATCCCATGAGATACAACAATTCCTTGGACCACCATACTTCTCAAGAAGCTGGATGGAGATGAACAGAAATCTATTTTCTGCTCTAAAACTTGAAAAGATAGCGATGTTTATTATCCTCGTCCTTATAATCCTTGTAGCGGCATTCAACATTGTAAGCACACTCATCATGATTATAATCGAGAAAGGTAAAGACATAGCCATACTTAAATCAATGGGAGCAACAAACAGCGGCATCATGAGTATATTCATTATAAACGGACTGATGATCGGTATAGTGGGAACCATTATTGGCGTTATTGGAGGATACTCTGTATGTTATCTCCTCAAGACATATCAGATAATTACATTACCAGGGGACATATATCACATTACACATCTACCTGTTAAAATGAATACCTTGGATTTTATAGTTATATCCTTATCTGCCATCGGCATAAGTTTTCTTGCAACACTTTATCCATCATGGCAGGCAGCACATCTCGACCCCGCTGAGTCACTGAGATATGAATAA
- a CDS encoding ABC transporter ATP-binding protein, giving the protein MTEKTLIKVVDLHKSFTTDAGTLHILKGINIEINRGEFLSIVGASGVGKSTFLHLLGTLDRPTAGKIFYQETDTSELRNTELARFRNQKIGFVFQFHYLLPEFNAIENTMMPSLISGINRTVAEDKAFKFLDAVGLKDRLTHKPGELSGGEQQRVAVARALIMEPEVILADEPTGNLDSKTGKEIYSLLKSLNRTNGTTFVIATHNEVLASQCDRRLKMVDGIIIDAGI; this is encoded by the coding sequence GTGACAGAGAAGACTCTAATAAAGGTCGTTGATTTACATAAATCCTTCACAACCGATGCAGGGACACTGCATATACTCAAGGGAATAAATATCGAGATTAACAGAGGAGAATTTCTATCAATCGTTGGTGCCTCAGGTGTCGGGAAAAGCACCTTTTTACATCTACTCGGCACACTCGATAGACCAACAGCAGGAAAGATATTCTATCAGGAGACTGATACATCAGAGTTAAGAAATACCGAACTTGCAAGATTCAGAAATCAAAAGATAGGCTTTGTATTTCAGTTTCACTACCTTTTACCTGAATTCAACGCAATTGAAAATACTATGATGCCATCTTTAATCTCTGGTATTAATAGGACAGTGGCAGAGGATAAGGCATTTAAATTTCTGGATGCAGTTGGACTTAAAGACCGTCTCACACATAAACCAGGAGAGCTCTCCGGAGGTGAACAACAGAGGGTAGCGGTTGCCAGGGCATTGATCATGGAGCCAGAGGTTATCCTTGCTGATGAGCCCACAGGAAATTTAGATAGTAAAACAGGAAAGGAAATCTATAGTTTGCTTAAAAGTCTTAATAGAACCAATGGGACAACATTTGTAATAGCCACCCACAATGAAGTTCTTGCATCTCAATGTGACCGCAGGTTAAAGATGGTAGATGGGATAATCATAGACGCTGGAATATAA
- a CDS encoding acetoin utilization protein AcuC has protein sequence MIRGRMPRLFSCYFHAGFRIKIEQRSKMIDKKVAFIYSDTYLSYDYGPSHPLKMIRLKLTYELLKSFNIFDSPDVNLIEPVPASEETVMLVHREEYINALKEANEGVYSSDLFRYGLGWGDNPVFRGVYSGSLLSTGASIQAVRLVGNNKVQTAFNIAGGLHHAMPERASGFCYINDPAVAVAEVVNKGKRVVYVDIDAHHGDGVQHVFYRTDRVLTISLHESGDFLFPGTGKPAEIGEEKGRGYSVNIPFYPDTGDDVFLWAFEEIVPPLIKAFNPDILVTQLGADALEGDPLTHMRLTNNAFCRAVEIFRSLDYPWVALGGGGYNVLNVARAWALAFGIMCGVELPDEFPSSFKEYALEKRLNFSDILTLRDKPSEVQSNDKARSIAASSVEYIRRNVFPIHGL, from the coding sequence ATGATCCGAGGCAGGATGCCTCGGCTATTTTCATGCTATTTTCATGCAGGATTCAGGATTAAAATAGAGCAAAGATCAAAGATGATAGATAAAAAGGTGGCATTTATCTACTCGGATACATATCTATCTTATGATTATGGACCATCTCATCCCCTTAAGATGATACGCCTGAAGCTGACATACGAATTGTTGAAATCATTTAACATCTTTGATTCACCAGATGTGAATTTGATAGAACCAGTCCCTGCATCTGAAGAGACAGTGATGCTTGTTCACAGGGAGGAGTATATAAATGCCCTTAAAGAGGCTAATGAGGGTGTCTATTCAAGTGATTTATTCCGTTATGGTCTTGGGTGGGGTGACAACCCTGTCTTCAGAGGTGTTTACTCTGGTTCCCTGCTTTCAACAGGGGCATCAATTCAGGCAGTCAGGTTAGTGGGGAATAACAAAGTTCAAACTGCCTTTAATATCGCAGGGGGACTCCACCATGCAATGCCCGAGAGGGCATCTGGCTTCTGTTATATAAATGACCCGGCAGTGGCAGTAGCAGAGGTGGTGAATAAGGGAAAGAGGGTCGTATATGTAGATATAGATGCCCATCACGGAGATGGTGTTCAGCATGTATTCTATCGCACGGATAGGGTTCTTACCATATCACTTCATGAGAGTGGTGATTTTCTCTTCCCAGGGACAGGAAAGCCTGCAGAAATAGGTGAAGAAAAGGGTAGGGGCTATTCGGTAAATATTCCATTCTATCCCGATACAGGTGATGATGTATTCCTCTGGGCATTTGAAGAGATAGTTCCACCACTTATAAAGGCATTTAATCCTGATATACTCGTAACCCAGCTCGGAGCAGATGCCTTAGAAGGGGATCCGCTTACCCACATGCGTCTGACAAACAATGCCTTCTGCCGTGCAGTCGAGATATTCCGCTCATTAGATTATCCATGGGTTGCACTCGGTGGTGGGGGATATAATGTCTTGAATGTAGCAAGGGCATGGGCATTAGCATTTGGCATAATGTGTGGCGTTGAATTACCTGATGAATTTCCATCTTCATTTAAAGAATATGCTTTAGAAAAAAGGTTAAATTTTTCAGATATCCTGACTCTCAGAGATAAACCATCAGAGGTTCAAAGTAATGATAAGGCAAGAAGTATTGCTGCTTCCTCCGTGGAGTATATAAGAAGGAATGTCTTTCCGATACATGGGTTATAG